Proteins found in one Mytilus edulis chromosome 2, xbMytEdul2.2, whole genome shotgun sequence genomic segment:
- the LOC139512346 gene encoding uncharacterized protein: MGKLLTIFVAVIAVSIAFVLGYPGTTIEDSKEARRLFHLADKNHDFLLNPDEMHSVFLDFDLNNDTYIYADEFINNWLSDNFGTALEAVTLFHHFDVDNSGYISENPDMSFIMYFFDRDLDGLISQAEFVIQWVKIKNS, translated from the exons ATGGGAAAACTACTGACAATCTTCGTAGCAGTAATAGCAGTTTCCAT agCATTTGTTTTGGGTTACCCTGGAACTACCATAGAAGACAGCAAAGAAGCTAGACGTTTATTTCATTTAGCAGATAAAAATCATGACTTTCTGTTAAATCCTGACGAAATGCATTCCGTCTTTTTAGACTTCGACTTAAACA ATGATACGTATATCTATGCGGACGAATTCATCAACAACTGGTTATCGGACAATTTTGGAACAGCATTGGAGGCCGTGACATTATTTCATCACTTCGATGTTGATAACAGTGGTTATATCAGCGAGAATCCAGATATGTCCTTCATTATGTACTTCTTTGACAGAGATC TTGATGGACTTATCAGTCAAGCAGAGTTTGTTATACAGTGGGTGAAGATTAAAAACTCTTAG